In uncultured Fibrobacter sp., one DNA window encodes the following:
- a CDS encoding nucleotidyl transferase AbiEii/AbiGii toxin family protein — translation MTHVLDSMLAKYNCKNVSDYRNALKEISQEVALCGLSRGGFFDKAAFYGGTALRIFYGLDRFSEDLDFSLIKPDEGFELSRYFGVLEEELYSVGLEMSVEAKSKPHGSPVQSAFLKGNTLKHLLKIVPAKHSPLPVPGNEILKIKFEVDTNPPESATYESKYRLLPSPFMVRLYDRPSLFAGKLHALLCRGWKSRVKGRDFYDFVWYISQNTGVNLPHLQKRMEQTGHWKSADTLTFDGLKDLLKERFHSVDFEEAKRDVRPFIADSDKLNLWSENFFCAITEEWKQ, via the coding sequence ATGACTCACGTACTTGATTCAATGCTTGCGAAATATAATTGCAAAAACGTTTCGGACTACAGGAACGCCCTCAAGGAAATCTCGCAGGAAGTCGCCCTGTGCGGACTTTCACGTGGAGGGTTCTTTGACAAGGCCGCCTTCTATGGCGGCACGGCGCTCCGCATATTCTATGGGCTGGACCGTTTTTCGGAGGACCTGGACTTTTCATTGATCAAGCCAGACGAAGGTTTCGAGCTTTCACGTTATTTTGGCGTGCTTGAAGAAGAGCTCTACTCTGTCGGCCTGGAAATGTCTGTCGAAGCGAAAAGCAAACCGCACGGATCTCCGGTGCAGTCGGCCTTTCTCAAGGGCAACACGCTCAAGCACTTGCTTAAAATTGTTCCCGCAAAGCACTCTCCCTTGCCCGTTCCCGGGAACGAAATCCTGAAAATCAAATTCGAGGTGGACACGAATCCGCCAGAGTCAGCCACCTACGAAAGCAAGTATCGGCTGCTGCCATCGCCTTTCATGGTCCGACTCTACGACAGGCCCTCGCTTTTTGCGGGCAAACTCCACGCGTTACTTTGTCGCGGATGGAAAAGCAGGGTCAAGGGTCGCGATTTCTACGACTTTGTATGGTATATCTCGCAGAACACGGGCGTAAACTTGCCGCACCTGCAAAAAAGAATGGAACAGACCGGGCACTGGAAAAGTGCGGACACCTTGACTTTTGATGGACTCAAGGATCTACTAAAGGAACGTTTCCACTCCGTCGATTTCGAGGAGGCGAAAAGGGATGTCCGCCCGTTCATTGCCGACAGCGACAAACTGAATCTCTGGAGCGAGAACTTTTTCTGCGCCATCACCGAAGAATGGAAACAATAA